The genomic DNA ATGCTGACTCTTGCCCGCCTCGTTGTGGCGGGCCTTTCTGGTCTGCTCACGTATGCCGCCATAGAGCCCCGTGGTTGGTGGTGGGCTGCCGTTGTGGGCGTGGGCTTGCTGTACGCGAGCTTGCTGCCGTGGGGAACTAGGCACGTTTCCGCCCGTGTGGGCGCGCTTCTTGCAGTAACGCATTCGCTCGTGCTGTATCTGCTGACGCTGCCATGGATCGGCGAATTGGTGGGCAGCGGGCCATACATCGCTTTGGCCGTATGGCTTTCGGTATACGCCATTGTGCTGGGCCTTGGCGGCGCAGCAGTAGCGCGGTGGAAATACGGTTTTATTGCCTTCCCGTTCTTCTACCTCGCGGTGGAGGTGCTGCGTTCTTCGGTACCTTTCGGCGGTTTCTCTTGGGTGAAATTGGCTTGGGGACAAATCGACGGACCGCTAGCCAAGCTGGCGCCGTGGGGTGGAACCTCGCTCATTACCGCAGCCACTGTTCTGTGCGGCTGCGGTCTCGCTGCGCTGCTGATTCAACGCGGATGGAAGGCAAAGAACACCGCACTGTTAGCAGCGATACTTCCCCTTGCAAGCGCGACGGTGGCAGGCTTGGGAATCAACCGAGACGATTCCACTGTCGGGGAAGCAAAGGTTGCCGCAATCCAAGGAAACGTACCTCGCATGGGCCTAGACTTTGCTGGGCAACGCCAAGCGGTCCTCAACAACCACGTGGCTGAAACAAAGAAGCTGGCCGCCCGCGAAAAAGACATTGACCTAGTCATCTGGCCCGAAAACTCCTCTGATATCAACCCATTCCGTGACGGCAAGGCAGCCTCGGCGATCAGCGGCGCCGTCGATGCGATAGACGCACCTGTTTTGGTTGGCACCGCTACGCGGGATGAGGTGGGCGCCCGCAACACCATGCAGGTCTTTGCCCCTAACCACACGGTGGGAGACCACCACTATAAAAAGTACCTGCAGCCATTCGGTGAGACCATGCCCATGCGGGATTTCTTTGCCAAAGTTTCTGACTATGTGGACTTGGCTGGCGACTTCAAACCCGGTGATGGTCCAGGCGTGGTATCCATGGCGGGCGTGCCGGTGGGCGTGGCCACGTGCT from Corynebacterium tuberculostearicum includes the following:
- the lnt gene encoding apolipoprotein N-acyltransferase, whose translation is MLTLARLVVAGLSGLLTYAAIEPRGWWWAAVVGVGLLYASLLPWGTRHVSARVGALLAVTHSLVLYLLTLPWIGELVGSGPYIALAVWLSVYAIVLGLGGAAVARWKYGFIAFPFFYLAVEVLRSSVPFGGFSWVKLAWGQIDGPLAKLAPWGGTSLITAATVLCGCGLAALLIQRGWKAKNTALLAAILPLASATVAGLGINRDDSTVGEAKVAAIQGNVPRMGLDFAGQRQAVLNNHVAETKKLAAREKDIDLVIWPENSSDINPFRDGKAASAISGAVDAIDAPVLVGTATRDEVGARNTMQVFAPNHTVGDHHYKKYLQPFGETMPMRDFFAKVSDYVDLAGDFKPGDGPGVVSMAGVPVGVATCYEVSFDNAFRDSVKNGAQLLTTPTNNATFGHSDMTYQQLAMSRLRAMETDRAVVVAATSGVSAIVHPDGQVSQSSEIFTPAALVEQLPLRNGETFSVRFGSPLQWLMVIIGTICALVALRTNRLRRTPRRSGPDTFVGA